A single Acidaminococcus sp. DNA region contains:
- a CDS encoding C-GCAxxG-C-C family protein, protein MSARIDHIKALRDPSDPHEYNCAQVLMMGFHDVLGVSEAQAAKMSVFYGGGMSHGSVCGAVSAALMILGAGGASGLEAGRFLQEFRSRHESTQCAALLTKSHARGIPKKVHCDGLIFEVAEALEKELKL, encoded by the coding sequence ATGTCAGCAAGAATTGATCATATTAAAGCATTGCGGGATCCCTCGGATCCGCATGAATATAATTGTGCACAAGTATTGATGATGGGATTTCATGATGTGCTGGGTGTATCGGAAGCACAGGCGGCCAAAATGAGCGTCTTTTATGGCGGTGGAATGAGTCACGGTTCGGTGTGCGGAGCTGTAAGTGCCGCTTTGATGATCCTCGGCGCAGGGGGCGCATCGGGCCTTGAAGCCGGCAGGTTCCTGCAGGAGTTTCGCAGCCGTCATGAGTCGACGCAGTGTGCCGCACTGCTTACCAAGTCTCATGCCCGGGGAATTCCTAAAAAAGTTCACTGCGATGGGCTGATTTTTGAAGTTGCGGAAGCATTGGAAAAGGAACTGAAGTTGTGA
- the larA gene encoding nickel-dependent lactate racemase: MVTFKEITLPYGKTTQSISLPESHIAQVIEPITVPAVDVKTAFREAMEHPIGSKKLSEIVKPGDKVCLVTADITRAWSGSGRFMIEIVNALNEAGIPDEDMYIVFAQGTHRAHTDEENETVVGKEVARRIKMYQHDCHDDQNLTYVGTTSFGTPVYLNKKVVEADKTIIINGLAPHLFAGFGGGRKMILPGVAGWDTIQKNHCHALSQVHGEGINPATAHRALKGNPVNEDMVEGMEMCRPDFLIHSLINGDGEICGFVAGDPYEAWLEGTRRVLQNTEVAVKQKTDVTIVSAGGYPKDLSFYQGVKCFEPAADVTKDHGIIIALVDSPDIKEPKIFWDSFRFQTLPDMEQGLRDCFTIPFFIAFYVFTLAHNYTMYLVTRKENFEAVKKTHIIPCETLTEAWDRASEELARLGNKNYTINLMHHGGAVIPKLE; encoded by the coding sequence ATGGTTACGTTTAAAGAGATCACACTTCCTTACGGGAAGACGACACAGTCGATTTCCCTTCCGGAATCGCATATCGCGCAGGTCATCGAACCGATTACGGTGCCGGCTGTTGATGTAAAAACCGCCTTCAGGGAAGCAATGGAGCATCCGATTGGTTCCAAAAAGCTTTCCGAAATCGTGAAACCTGGTGACAAGGTGTGCCTCGTTACCGCCGATATTACGCGTGCCTGGAGCGGTTCGGGCCGCTTTATGATTGAAATCGTAAATGCCCTTAATGAGGCCGGCATCCCTGACGAAGATATGTACATTGTATTTGCCCAGGGCACCCATCGTGCTCATACGGACGAAGAAAATGAGACTGTAGTCGGCAAGGAAGTAGCCCGCCGCATCAAGATGTATCAGCATGACTGCCATGATGATCAGAATCTGACCTATGTCGGAACAACCAGTTTCGGGACACCGGTCTATCTCAACAAAAAAGTAGTCGAAGCCGATAAAACCATCATTATCAATGGACTGGCACCGCATCTGTTTGCAGGTTTCGGCGGCGGCCGCAAAATGATTCTTCCCGGCGTTGCCGGCTGGGACACAATCCAGAAGAATCACTGCCATGCACTTTCCCAGGTTCATGGTGAAGGTATCAATCCTGCCACAGCGCACCGTGCCCTGAAGGGCAATCCGGTCAACGAAGATATGGTAGAAGGCATGGAAATGTGCCGTCCTGATTTTTTGATTCATTCCCTCATCAACGGAGACGGGGAAATCTGCGGTTTTGTAGCCGGCGACCCCTATGAGGCCTGGCTGGAAGGCACCAGGAGAGTCCTGCAGAATACCGAAGTCGCTGTCAAGCAAAAAACAGACGTAACCATCGTAAGTGCCGGCGGCTATCCCAAGGACTTGTCCTTCTATCAAGGTGTCAAGTGTTTTGAACCGGCTGCCGATGTAACGAAAGACCACGGCATCATCATCGCCCTTGTTGACTCTCCCGATATCAAAGAACCAAAAATTTTCTGGGACAGTTTCCGTTTCCAGACGCTGCCCGACATGGAACAAGGACTGCGTGACTGTTTCACAATTCCGTTCTTTATCGCCTTTTATGTCTTTACCCTGGCCCACAATTATACGATGTATCTTGTCACGCGCAAAGAGAATTTCGAAGCCGTCAAAAAGACTCATATCATTCCGTGTGAGACCCTTACAGAAGCTTGGGACAGAGCTTCGGAAGAACTTGCCCGGTTAGGAAATAAAAACTATACGATTAATCTGATGCATCATGGTGGGGCTGTTATCCCGAAGTTGGAATGA
- a CDS encoding MATE family efflux transporter — MTTGSILPQIMKFSVPLLLGNLFQQTYNLVDTAIVGRTLGARALAAVGSSTSIQFLVMGFCIGISLGFTIPVGQRFGAHDYAGMHRYEYSGGILSAVFALTITLLTTILCSHILRILQVPDEIFHDAWIYLIIIFCEIPFTIMYNYLAGLMRAIGDSRTPFLYLAVASVLNIVLDCLFIMSFHWDVAGAAIATVLSQALSAFLCLYSVTHRYEVLHVEPAERHYGAREGRSMMGIGIPMGLQYSITAIGSMVMQSANNSLGTEYVSAFTAGTKLKQFLLSPFDAFATAVSTFVAQNFGARRTDRIREGIFKGTLVSVLYGAVFGLFAMVLGGRELCLLFLDAENTVELDLAALYLRRMGYCLWVLGILNVCRMSIQGLGNARKAMMSGVLEMIARTIVSVFFVGSFGYDAITWADQVAWFAATAFVLPMVMYSIRNAEKNFK; from the coding sequence ATGACAACAGGGAGTATTCTCCCTCAGATTATGAAGTTCAGTGTTCCACTGCTTTTGGGTAATCTGTTCCAACAAACTTATAACCTTGTTGATACGGCAATTGTGGGCCGTACGCTTGGAGCCAGGGCACTGGCGGCCGTTGGTTCGTCAACGAGCATTCAGTTTCTCGTCATGGGCTTTTGTATCGGTATCAGCCTGGGTTTTACTATCCCTGTAGGGCAGCGTTTTGGGGCCCATGACTACGCCGGGATGCACCGCTATGAATATTCGGGCGGTATCCTGTCCGCTGTTTTTGCGCTTACAATCACACTCCTTACGACAATCCTCTGCAGTCACATTCTAAGAATCCTGCAAGTGCCGGACGAAATCTTTCATGATGCCTGGATTTACCTTATTATCATTTTTTGCGAGATCCCTTTTACTATCATGTATAACTACCTGGCAGGCCTCATGCGTGCTATCGGGGACTCCCGCACCCCGTTCCTGTATCTTGCCGTGGCCTCTGTCCTCAACATTGTCCTCGACTGTCTTTTTATCATGTCTTTTCACTGGGACGTTGCCGGGGCGGCTATTGCTACGGTTCTTTCGCAGGCTTTGTCTGCCTTCCTCTGTCTTTATTCCGTGACTCACCGCTACGAGGTACTTCATGTAGAACCCGCCGAGCGGCACTATGGAGCCCGGGAAGGACGCAGCATGATGGGAATCGGTATCCCTATGGGACTCCAGTACTCCATTACGGCCATCGGCTCCATGGTTATGCAGAGTGCCAACAATTCCCTGGGAACGGAGTATGTCTCGGCTTTTACGGCCGGGACAAAGCTCAAGCAGTTCCTTTTGTCGCCTTTTGATGCCTTCGCTACAGCCGTATCAACCTTTGTTGCCCAGAATTTTGGCGCGCGCCGCACGGACCGGATCCGAGAGGGCATCTTCAAAGGGACTCTTGTAAGTGTTCTCTACGGAGCCGTCTTTGGCCTTTTTGCCATGGTGCTCGGCGGGAGGGAGCTGTGCCTGCTCTTTTTGGATGCGGAAAATACCGTTGAACTTGATCTGGCTGCCCTTTATCTGCGCCGTATGGGTTACTGCCTCTGGGTACTTGGCATCCTCAATGTATGCCGCATGAGCATCCAGGGGCTGGGCAATGCCCGGAAGGCCATGATGAGCGGTGTTCTGGAAATGATTGCCCGCACTATAGTCTCTGTCTTTTTTGTGGGCTCTTTCGGGTACGACGCCATTACGTGGGCCGACCAGGTGGCATGGTTTGCGGCCACGGCCTTTGTCCTGCCCATGGTGATGTACTCCATTCGCAATGCGGAGAAAAACTTTAAATAA
- a CDS encoding fumarylacetoacetate hydrolase family protein, with product MVPLKIVTMLYDGQQQVGVLSEDGQYVIPANKYASVTDLMARTNFDELLAITRMGLAAVPLSKVKLLAPIPEPANDIICLGINYRSHDEELPKDYSEEKIVKRNVPVYFSKRASHCTEPEGLIDGHFEVVKKLDYECELAVIIGKTAKNVAPEDAQDYIFGYTIINDVTARDVQVAHKQWYFGKSLDSFAPMGPWIVTAEEFPFPPELELITRVNGEERQHSNTKNLVHSIPYIISELSHGMTLKCGTIIATGTPAGTGVGMNPPQYLKSGDVIECEIEGIGVLRNTVK from the coding sequence GTGGTTCCTTTGAAAATTGTAACCATGCTGTATGACGGTCAGCAACAAGTAGGGGTATTATCTGAAGATGGGCAATATGTGATTCCTGCCAATAAATACGCGAGCGTAACTGATTTAATGGCCCGCACAAATTTTGATGAACTACTTGCCATCACGCGGATGGGACTCGCCGCGGTTCCTCTTTCGAAAGTAAAGCTGCTGGCACCGATTCCCGAACCAGCTAATGATATTATCTGCCTGGGAATTAACTATCGTTCCCACGATGAAGAGCTGCCCAAAGACTACAGCGAAGAAAAAATTGTAAAACGGAATGTACCGGTATATTTTTCCAAGCGCGCCAGCCACTGCACCGAGCCGGAAGGTCTGATTGACGGGCATTTTGAAGTCGTTAAAAAACTGGATTACGAGTGTGAACTGGCGGTCATCATCGGAAAAACTGCAAAAAATGTAGCTCCCGAAGATGCCCAGGATTATATTTTCGGTTATACGATTATCAATGATGTGACCGCACGTGATGTTCAGGTTGCCCACAAGCAGTGGTATTTTGGAAAGAGCCTCGACTCTTTTGCTCCCATGGGTCCCTGGATCGTCACGGCAGAAGAGTTCCCCTTCCCTCCTGAACTGGAACTCATCACCCGTGTCAACGGCGAAGAACGCCAGCACAGCAACACGAAAAACCTGGTGCACAGCATTCCTTATATCATTAGTGAATTGTCGCACGGCATGACGCTGAAATGCGGCACGATTATTGCAACGGGCACCCCGGCAGGCACCGGTGTGGGCATGAATCCGCCTCAGTACCTGAAGAGCGGTGACGTGATTGAATGCGAAATCGAAGGCATCGGCGTATTAAGGAATACGGTGAAATAA
- the lnu(C) gene encoding lincosamide nucleotidyltransferase Lnu(C) gives MVNITDVKQILQFAIDAEIKVFLDGGWGVDALLGYQSRAHNDIDIFVEKNDYQNFIEIMKANGFYEIKMEYTTLNHTVWEDLKNRIIDLHCFEYTDEGEILYDGDCFPVETFSGKGRIEEIEVSCIEPYSQVMFHLGYEFDENDAHDVKLLCETLHIEIPNEYR, from the coding sequence ATGGTCAATATAACAGATGTAAAACAGATTCTTCAATTTGCAATAGATGCGGAGATTAAAGTCTTTCTTGATGGTGGCTGGGGTGTAGATGCTCTTCTTGGATATCAGTCAAGAGCCCATAATGATATTGACATTTTTGTAGAAAAGAACGATTATCAGAACTTTATAGAAATAATGAAAGCTAATGGCTTTTATGAGATTAAGATGGAATATACAACATTGAACCATACTGTATGGGAAGATTTGAAAAACAGAATTATTGATTTGCATTGTTTTGAATATACGGACGAAGGTGAAATTCTTTATGATGGGGATTGTTTTCCGGTAGAAACTTTTTCGGGTAAAGGAAGAATTGAGGAAATAGAGGTTTCCTGTATTGAACCATATAGTCAAGTAATGTTCCATCTGGGATACGAGTTTGATGAAAATGATGCACATGATGTGAAGTTATTGTGTGAGACACTTCATATCGAAATTCCAAATGAGTATAGATAA
- a CDS encoding IS1595-like element ISSag10 family transposase, with protein sequence MPTIKDALDIIGKLTVAEQESLKTMLLSPAFVKSLNIEDFVAKERFANGRVCPLCGCIHVVRNGHRKDGTQRYVCKDCGKSFVIATNSIVSGTRKDLSVWEQYIDCMMNGLSIRKTAVACGIHRNTAFLWRHKILDALQNMADDVTLDGIIEADETFFAISYKGNHSKSKTFAMPRKAHKRGHSTHIRGLSQEKVCVPCAVNRNGLSISKITNTGRVSTRDLHHIYDGRIKTNSTLVTDKMNSYVRFTNANGIDLVQLKTGKAKKGIYNIQHINSYHSQLKRFMRGFNGVSTKYLNNYLVWNNLVNYAKESDMEKRNIFLTFVLATLKTAKCRDLSNRPAVPLVA encoded by the coding sequence ATGCCTACTATCAAAGACGCATTAGATATTATCGGTAAGTTGACTGTCGCAGAGCAGGAAAGCCTTAAAACAATGCTTTTAAGTCCTGCCTTTGTAAAGTCTTTGAATATTGAAGATTTCGTAGCAAAGGAACGCTTTGCAAATGGTCGTGTATGCCCTCTTTGTGGCTGTATCCATGTGGTTCGCAATGGTCATCGTAAAGATGGCACACAGCGATATGTATGTAAGGATTGTGGCAAGTCCTTCGTGATTGCTACGAACTCCATTGTGTCTGGTACAAGAAAAGACTTGTCCGTGTGGGAGCAGTACATTGATTGTATGATGAATGGCTTATCCATTCGTAAGACTGCTGTTGCTTGTGGGATTCACAGAAACACCGCATTCCTTTGGAGACACAAGATTTTGGATGCACTTCAGAATATGGCAGACGATGTTACCCTTGACGGCATTATTGAGGCTGACGAAACTTTTTTCGCCATCTCGTACAAGGGCAATCATAGCAAGAGTAAGACATTTGCTATGCCACGCAAGGCTCATAAGCGTGGTCATTCTACACATATCAGAGGCTTGTCCCAAGAAAAGGTATGTGTTCCTTGTGCGGTTAATAGGAATGGCTTGTCTATCTCCAAGATTACGAATACTGGTAGAGTTTCTACAAGAGATTTACATCATATTTATGATGGTAGGATTAAGACCAATTCCACTCTTGTTACGGACAAGATGAACTCCTATGTGAGATTTACAAATGCCAATGGCATTGACCTTGTGCAGTTAAAGACTGGCAAAGCCAAGAAAGGCATTTATAATATCCAACATATCAATAGCTACCATAGCCAGCTAAAGAGGTTTATGCGTGGCTTTAACGGTGTTTCTACCAAGTATCTGAACAACTATCTTGTGTGGAATAACCTTGTAAATTACGCCAAAGAAAGCGACATGGAGAAAAGGAACATCTTCTTAACTTTTGTTTTGGCAACATTGAAAACTGCTAAATGCAGAGATTTATCAAACAGACCAGCAGTTCCTCTGGTCGCCTAA